A part of Thermotoga petrophila RKU-1 genomic DNA contains:
- a CDS encoding PglZ domain-containing protein, giving the protein MKVKTDFVMDLIKDTNPVITVGKKLLELWSNVAEEEHEIGNYYSRGEEKERSFEEFILKSYWEFYDLLAKACLKEKDVFQLYPDSVVVIMDGMSIRESALLSKRLEKEGYNVKHGFNFSAVPSDTEFFREKIRKSMNDFNQINNPENIKLTGREKYIWSQFPDVMLDKIQAGHTVISSLEEMYKVVEKIVLEILSKIKAERIVITSDHGYIRTEAGFVFPVPDKAKRKFQQIFGSKRYVKIDGNDVEDLIKVGYVKEFNGYYLAKSRYSWPVPGRYSIYIHGGLSLMECFVPVLEVVK; this is encoded by the coding sequence ATGAAAGTTAAAACTGATTTTGTAATGGATCTTATAAAAGATACCAATCCAGTCATAACAGTTGGCAAAAAACTTTTAGAGCTATGGTCAAATGTGGCTGAGGAAGAACATGAGATTGGAAATTATTATAGCAGAGGTGAAGAAAAAGAAAGAAGTTTTGAAGAGTTTATTTTGAAATCATACTGGGAATTTTATGATTTGCTTGCAAAAGCATGCCTGAAAGAAAAGGATGTTTTCCAGTTATATCCAGATTCAGTCGTTGTAATTATGGATGGAATGAGTATAAGGGAAAGTGCATTGTTGTCTAAACGTCTAGAGAAAGAAGGGTACAATGTAAAGCATGGGTTTAACTTTTCTGCCGTGCCATCAGATACTGAATTTTTCAGAGAAAAGATAAGGAAATCCATGAACGATTTCAATCAGATAAATAATCCTGAGAACATAAAGCTTACAGGCCGTGAAAAATACATCTGGTCACAGTTCCCGGATGTAATGTTAGATAAGATCCAAGCGGGTCACACCGTAATTTCATCGCTTGAAGAAATGTATAAAGTTGTGGAGAAGATAGTCCTCGAAATTTTATCAAAAATCAAAGCCGAGAGGATAGTAATCACATCCGATCATGGATATATAAGGACGGAAGCAGGTTTTGTTTTTCCTGTCCCAGACAAAGCAAAGAGAAAATTCCAGCAAATTTTTGGTAGTAAAAGATACGTGAAAATAGATGGTAACGACGTTGAAGATTTGATAAAGGTGGGATACGTCAAGGAGTTTAATGGATATTATTTGGCAAAGTCTCGTTATTCGTGGCCTGTTCCTGGAAGATACAGTATTTATATTCACGGCGGCCTGAGTTTGATGGAGTGCTTTGTACCTGTTTTGGAAGTGGTGAAATGA